The Candidatus Eremiobacterota bacterium nucleotide sequence TAACCGATGGGGAAACCTTGACCATTCTGAAATATACTGGATCGGATTCAGTGATGAACCGGCTGACAAGGACCTCTTGAAAATCGTAAGTCCTTATCAAATTGAACAGATAAGGACATCTTCTGATATCTGCAAAAAATTCGAAAATAAGCAGGTCAATCCAGGATCGCTTAACTCCTGCAATCAGCAAATGGAGGTAGAAGAGGGCTTTGTGATAAGAAAAAAAGATATTGTAGAGCTTTTCGACACCACGGCAGACATTTCCGGGTTTGATATGGATATTTCAAGATTCATCCGTGAGGCAGAAGATTTCAACGTGCATGTGTTTTGGAGGGAAGACAGTAAGACTGTGCTTTTGAAATATCAGAATGATCCTGCGCGTAAGGAGCTTTGTAATGTGCCGGTGGCAGATATAAAGGAGATCCTGAAGAAAAAGCCCGGTACTGTGTGGAAGAAAAACTATATTGAAGGTGAGTGGCAACCGGCCGGCGCAAATGAGATTGTGCCGGGAATGGTGCTGATGATGAATTGTGCTGATGGAGGCTACCTGGAAGAAATCGGATGGAGCAAGGAGAGCAAAAGCCCTGTTGTATTGCCAGGTAATCCAATACATTTGGCATCTATGGATAATAACGCGTCCGATGACCTCTCTGAAAGCAATTCGTGGAAGACTATCCAGGATCATACAACCGGGGTAGTGAACAAGCTGCGATATATTCTGAAAATGCTGGGCTATGATAGTAGTCTTCCCGAGGACAGGTTAATCAAATCGGCTTTGTGGCATGATGTTGGGAAGGCTCACCCGGTGTTTCAAAAAAGCCTTCACAATAACAGCAGTCCTGCTCCATCTTCCAATGAGCTTTATGCGAAGTCGCCTTCAAAACGGATAAGGCACGAGCGGAAGGGATTCCGCCATGAGCTGGCGTCGGCACTTCTTGCACTTCAGAACGGAGCAGGTGATCTTATTGCATATCTGGCGGCATCTCATCATGGGAAAGTGAGGCTTTCCATAAGGGCATTACCTGAAGAAGATCGGCCTGGTGATAAGCAGAAGAGATTTGCCCGCGGTGTCTGGGAAGGAGACAGAATTCCTGAAGCTCCGCATTCAGAAATAAGAGTCGGTAATGAACTCAAGATACTACCCTCGGATATAGATTTGGTTTATATGGAATTGGGCCGCAGCGGTAAAATGGAAAGCTGGACTCAGCGCGTTCTTGGTTTACGAGAAGAATACGGGCCTTTCAGGCTGGCTTTTATGGAAAGCCTTATTCGAGCCGCTGATGAACGCGAAAGTGGAGGGCTTATATGATGACCGTAGATTTGCCTGGCTGCAAATTGGAACCCTTCTCATCCTTCTTCAAGTCACTGGGAATATTCCGCATTCTCTCAGAGCAAGTCTCAGACCAAATAAGGGGATACTGGAAGGAAGGAATCTTCCGCCTTGAAATGTCCCAAAATATCAATATTATCGACTTCTTTATTGATAAGTATAAACCGTCACCCATTCTTTCTCCCTGGAACATGGGAAGCGGATTTTATCCATATGATGCAAAGGGAGTGCCCGGAAACAGGGAATGTGTGAAGTCTCTCAATCAAATATCCAATTCGGCCGATCCGAGGGTGAGAGAATATTGTGAGACCATTGAGGACATAAGGCGTCTGCCGGGTTTTAACGAGAAGCTCAAATGCAGCGGCGATAAGGATAAAGCATATAAATCCAGATTGATACAGCAGTGCAGGAACTCGCTTGGCGAGAATTTTTTGAAATGGCTTGACACAGCAGTCATAATCGACTCTTCCGGGGAGCTCAGCTTCCCGCCGGTGATGGGCAGCGGGGGGAATGACGGCAATTCCGAGTTTTCGTCATTGTTTATGCAGATGATCCACTGGCTGATCCTTGATCCCAAGAATTGCCAGAAATCAATGAATCTGCTGGATAACTCGTTCTATGGGAAGCCATGTGAGGATTTTCAGAAATACCCTATAGGATTTCTCTATCCCGGCAGAGCCGGTGGACCTAATCAGGGCAATAGAATCGTGACAGAAAACATACCGATAAATCCCTGGGAATATGTTCTTGCCATTGAAGGTGTGCTCTGCTGGAATGGCTCTCTCTCAAGAAGATTTGCTTCCACAGGGAGTATATCCGCAAGGAGCCCCTTCACGGTAAGCAATGGCGCATTTGGCTTCTCTTCAGCATCAGATGACGAAAAGTCACGAGGCGAGATCTGGCTTCCAGTATGGAAAAATCCTGTCACATTAATTGAATTTATTCATTTTATTTCGGAAGGAAGGGCTGAATTAAAATCCAAGCGGGTCCGCAGTGCAATGCAGTTTGCAGAAGCGGTTTCTTCTCTCGGCACAGACAGAGGAGTCGGCTCTTTTGCGAGGTATGCACTTCTAGAAAGAAGGGGGAACGCCTATGTAACGGTTCCGGCGGGAGTCATATCAGTTAAGGAGAGAACCCATAATGATCTCGTAAGAGAATTTGACCCCGTGTTCAGGCAGTTCAGAAAAACCGAGAATACGACTCTCCTGTCCCATCTGAAGATGTTGCGTGAAAAGATATATCAGATGCTGATGCGTGGTAACGCTTCTGCGGTCATTGATGCATTCACTGTTCTCGGCCGTATAAATAAGGTCCTCTCAATACAGGATCATAAACAAAATAGTATAAATCCAATATATTCGCTCACAAGCAGGTGGATTGAAGCAGCTGATGATGGTTCTGTAGAGCTTCGCATTGCAGCGGCATTGGCTTCCATACAGACAGAGGAGAAGCTGGGTTCTCTCAGTGCATACCTGTATGGGGTTGATCCTATAAATGCCTATCAATGGAACAAGAGCTCAGGCAAGGTAAGCTGGAAGGGATCGAATTTTTCCAGGAGGCTCTCTTATGTACTGATGAGGAGAATGGTTGATGCTGCAAGAGAAAATGCTGAAAGAAATCCGCTGTCATCTGCCGTCTGTTTATCTGCCCGAGATGTGATGGCTTTCATAATGAATTTATGTAGCGATTCTCTGATAGAAGACCTCCTCTTCGCCTGTTTTTCTATCAAAGATATCAGGTTTATGAAAACACCTGAAAGGTGGAAGAAGCCGGTATATCAGCTTCCTGTCTCCGGCGAATACAAACTGTTAAAGAAGCTCTTTCTGCCGTATATTCCATTCAGCATTTCTGGTAAAAAGCAGACAATTAAGCCGGAAGAGGGAATTATTCCGAAATTATTGGCCAACAGAATTAGTGATGCCTGCCGAACTGCACAAAGACGCCTTTTTTCATCGGGTCTTAATCCTCCGGACGTCATATTTCCTGATCACTGCAATGGGGGCAGGCTTGCTGCCTCAATGCTCATACCGGTGAAAACTGCTGATCTGGAGTTTTAAAACTGAGAAAGTCTTTCTGAAGGTTCCTTAATAAAAATTTAGGAGGTAAGAGATGAATAACAATGTGACGGTTTTCTGCGACCAGATCCTTAAAAGTCCGAGACTGCTCCTTGAATGTGAGCTTGAGCCTGTGCAGGGTGAAAGATTTCAGCCGACAGGCTTCCCCGATATCGGGTCGGCGGTCTATGAGCTCCCTGATGGAAGGCGCAAAATTCTCGTGGAATCAGCGCAGTCTATGGCAAACAGATTTGAAAAAGTCTGCGTGAAAGGTGATGGACCCGGTATAGATGATGATCTGGCTGGGATTCCATATATCAAAGTAAAGCTGAAAGGAGCACTGAAATCTGAAACCTCCTCTCTTGTGGAAGCCCATAGAATTAATTCACCTTTTATTATTAAGGCTCATAAATCAAAGGAGCCCTTTGAATCGGTGTTCAGAGCCAAAAGCGGCTATGAAGAAAAAAAGCCGATTGACTGGCAAAAAGTTGCAGGGGCTTTGCTATATTATGATCCTTCTTCTCTTGTGCATGGTGTTTTTATGGCCAATATTGGAGATGGAAGGCTGAAGGTGCCGCGGCTTTTGTCAGCATTCATTGAAGCCGAAGATGTGAGGGAAGTCTCATACGGCGGCGTTAAAAACAATGCCTATGATCCTAAGGGTGAAATAAGAGCAAAGGATTTTGATAAAGATGTATATGGAAATGTGCCGTATCACAGAACGGAATATACCGCATCTGTAATAAAGGCATACTTTAATATTGATATCACCCAGTTACAGGGATATTTTGCCGGAAATGACCGTGTGAAAAAATTCTTCCTGGTATTCTGCCTGCTTAAAATTCGACGCTTTCTCAACAGGGGCCTTCGATTAAGGACTTCATGTGATTTCAAGTGTAAAGGCGGCCTGAAGATTACCATGCCTGAAAAATTACCTGCTGTGCCTGACGAAGGTGAACTGCTCAATGCCCTTCAATCAATGATAAAAGAGTGTGCAGACGAAGGGCTTTTCGCCTCTCCTGCGGTGACTGAATTGGAATGCGAATCAGTCAAGAAGGAAAGTAAGGCAAAGCCTGCGGATGATGGTGCCGTGAACGAAGAGAGAGAATCTGCATAATCCTGGCAGATGCTTCAGTATCAGACTGTTATTTTTGACCAAGGAGGCATCGGCTGTGATTGTGATAAGCATAAAATTCATTGCCGGCAGGTATCATGCGACACCCTATGGTAAACACGTTAATGAAGGCACTCCAGAATGGCCGCCATCTCAGTATCGTTTCGTACGAGCCCTGATAGATACATGGAAGCGCAAATTCTGCAATTACACTGAAATGCAGATTGCTCCAATTCTGGAACATCTATCCGATACTCCGGCCTTTTATGCACTTCCGAGAGTGATGACTTCACACCTGAGATACTTCATGAGTGCCAATACAATTGATCCCTCAGACAAAAACAAGATTCTGGATCCTTTCATCTCGTTGGGGAAAGCTGATACAATGCATATAGGGTGGCATACAAGTGAACCATTGTCTGACGGCAGCCAGGAGTTTTTAAGCACGCTTCTTTCAGGTTTGCAGTATCTCGGCCGTTCTGAATCCTGGGTCCAATGCCAGCTGGAAAATGAATGGGAGAAGATAAAATGGAACTGTATTCCGGAAGAGCGGCATGATGACCCATCAAATCCCATTGATGATGAACACCGTTTATTTATCTGCTGCACCAAGCCAAAAGGAGAGTACGAGAAGGAACCGTACGAGATAATCAGAGGGAAGAAGCGACAAACGGTAAGTTGGCTTGACGCAATATGCTACGATACTTCGAATGTTCTGCAGGATTGTCTCAGTTCTCCTCCTGGAATGATTACACTGCCCTATATATGCAAAAATGAGCTTTATGGAAAAGACTATCAGGTAAAAAAATTGCCTAAACTGAAGGTAAATACCGTCCTGTATGCTCTGAATTCAAAGGTGCTTCCACGGTACACAGAGGCAATTTCCACGTCAGAAATGGTTCGAAGGTTCCTTATGGGGATTCATAAGAAAGTTATTGGTGATCCTGCCGCAGTATCTGAAAAATTCAGTGGCAAGACGAGGAAGAGTGTTCCGCTGAAAGGCCATAAGCATTGCAAATTTATTGTATTCGATAACGATCAGGATGGGAAAACCGATCATATTGCCGTGATTGCCGGCGAAGATTACACTGATACTGAACTTGAGGCTTTGGGGAGAAATACGAGAATTCCACAAAGGGGGAACTATGAAATAAATCTGGTTCCTATTTACTGGGGAAGCCAGGAAGGCGTTCTCAAAGCGCTACCAAAGAAGCACAAATCTTCCAGAAGATACAAAAGCGTAACCCCTTTTTTGCCTGATTACCATTACAGGAAGGGCAGAGGCGATTTCCTGGCCTGGCACTGTGAAAAGCTTAAGAAAGAGTTCGGTTTGCATGGATATCCTGAACCACTGAAAGTGTCGCCATTGTATCCTTCAGGTAAGAATAAATGGTATGACTTCAGGAGAGCGCGGCCGTCCAAGAATGAAATACCTCGATGGGGCTGGGGTTTTGAGGTCGAGTTTGAGAATGAACAGAAGGTCCCTTTCACCATTGGCCACAGCAGCCATTATGGAATGGGGCTCTTTCTCCCTGATTAGCGAAAGGATGGCAGAAACATCTATGGCAATGGCATCTCACAACATTCCTGATTTGGTGCCGGTCAGAATGCTGAATCAGTATTGCCCGAGACTATTTTTTCAGAAATACCTACTGTTATAGTGATATAGTTTTTTGTTCTTTGACAAATGAATATAGAGTAGGAACTGCTGTGGTCATTGAAAATCGGTGGCTCCATTGAAGCGTGCCCTCGAAATATACAAGCACCGTGCCTCCTGCCTATATCCACCGATGAAAACCGGTGGCTCCATTGAAGCGAGGGGAATTGGGTCGAACCCATTGACCTCTTCTACGTATCCACCGATGAAAATCGGTGGATACATTGAAGGGTTACGGCTTTTTTCGACGACGCGTCAGATGATGCAAGTGTCTACCGATGAAGATCGTTGGCTCCATTGAAGTAATATCACTGATGATCAGAGAGTGGTGGCAGGACCTATATCCACCGATGCAAATCGGCGGCTCCATTGAAGCGACTGCGACATGGTGCTCTACCCCGGGGCACTTGAAATATCCATCGATGAAAATCGGTGGCTCCATTGAAGCTCCCACACTTCGACGGCTCTCCATTACCCGTTCTTCATATCCACCGATGAAGATCGTTGGCCCCATTGAAGCTACAATGTCTACACCGGCGACGTGACACGCTCCTAGAATATCCACCGATGAAAATCGTTGGCTCCATTGAAGCGCAAAATCGTAAAGGCGAGGCACATAGTTGATCACAATATCCATCGATGAAATCGGTGGCTCCATTGAAGCTCGATACCGATGCCTTCTATCTCATATATCTCTTCTTATATCCACCGATGAAGATCGTTGGCTCCATTGAAGCGACCTTTACGGCAACCAGAAGATCGTGGGCAACATTGATATCCACCGATAAAAATCGGTGGCTCCATTGAAGCCCGGTGACATTCCCAACAACCGGACCGTTGCAGGTTCATATCCATCGATGAAGATCGGTGGCCCCATTGAAGCACTTCAACTTTCGTCACCACCCCGGCCCGGTTGTATGCTATCCACCGATGAAAATCGGTGGCTCCATTGAAGCATGACAGCGACTGGACACCCATCGCCTGTGGCAGGTTCTTGAGGTAAGCAATGGCTCCGCTCTTAGCATATTAGATGAACCATGAACTCGGATGTTTGCTTGTATTTCTGTATTAGTGCCCAAGCTCAATTTCTCGCATCGATGCCAATTACAGTTATATTCCTGATGCAGGAATAAGCAACTTTCACCTTCTTGAGCAGAGCAGACCACTTGAGATCATCATGATGAATATTGAAAATCAATAATATTCCATTATCACAATGGAATCCTTCCATGTAACTTTTCAACTTCAGAAAAGATTCTTTTTCCGTAAGTTCTGCATTTAGACCAAGATCTTTATGGTCAGATTTCTTGACTTCAATCGCCTCCTTGATGTTGGGAGAGAAACCATATGAAACCAGGAAGTCCACTCTTTCATCATCAAGTTTCTGGGGTTCTCTCAATATGCTTCTTATCCCCAGATGCCTCAATTCGTCATTCAATTTTGTATAGATAAGTTTCTGTAATCTCGGTTCACGGAATGCCCTTCTATTGGAATCATAGAATTGTTCACGAGCTCCCTCAATTTCAATCCATGAGCGAAATTTTCCATCTATGAGTTCGATCACCTTCTCATGGAGTTCACGTGGTGTGTTGATATCAACATATTGGTGAGCCTTTAGAGTATTGTATTTCTTAATGCAGGCAGTGATTGATTTTTGTTGACCGAGATATACAAGATAGCTCCTCTTTAGTGTTTTAAATTTTTGCTTGAACCAATTAATGCCTTCTTCCTCTGCATGCCCCGCTATAAACTGCTCAAGCAATCTTATTGGTTCATAGTTGCCGAGATGTTTTAGATTATCGACATATTGAACTACAATATGCCATATGTATTGAGCATAATTCCAATAATTCATGTCTTCCCTTATGATGGTGAGTGAGAATCTCAAGAGATCCTGAAATTCATACCAGTATATCGACGATTTAATCACCATAATTGGATATGCGAATCTCTTATTATCCAGCTCTTCCTCTTCTGGACCCACCATGTGTCCGTTCAGAGGGTAAGAAAACTTGAATTTTCTCTCCTTTATTTGATTAATACGCCACTTAGTCGCCTCCTGATCATCATGGTTTCTAATTAGAAGTTCATTCGCTATGATCTGCAGAGCCTCACATAGACTCTCAGAGTTGCTTATTTCATTCAAGTAATTTCGGTCTGGCTGGAATTCTTCACATGCCCTCAAAGCCTTTTCGCGCAGGGAATCATCAATTTTATCATCGACAACAAATCCTCGTAGAATTGAAAGCAGACCGTTACTCCTGCTATGTTTGGCCAAATCTATCAGATTATCAGGTCTGAAGTATCTTAGATCATTCTCAGAATGGTAGATGTCCATGATGCGATGCATATCGCTATCGCGAATATTATCGATCAATTTGAGAATCGTCTCCATGCACTGATGAGCATATGGAATGAAACTAATGAGATTTTGTCTCATCTCTGGGCTTATCAGGATTGAGAGTTCATGTGCGACCTCAATGCAGTCCTCGAAAAGAAATATGTCTCCGCTCAAACTGAACTTTCTATTTCCTTTCTTACTATCACTCTCTAGAATTTTCAGGTGAAAATCCTTCGGATCGAATTTGGTGAGAATTTCAACCGTCAACAACTTAATTCTGTCAATATCTTCCTTCTGTAGGTATTGCTCCAATTTCTTACGATTATTGAGAAAGAATGAGAATAAATTGGTCATATATTTGCCTTCTAGGGGCGCTAACCTGAATCGGAATTCATCATAGATTCCTTCTTCTTTTGAAGTCTGTTCTTCCTTATTTTCATTCGCAGTATGCTCAGCAGTCTCAAATATGGATCTGAAATATTTACGGCCCTCCTCATAGATAGATATCCCCTCATCTCCTCGCATATCTCTGGCTGCTCTGAAGATACCATACAAGATCCAGATGGGTCCACTGTAATCCCGAAAGTATTCAGCGAAGGCTGATACATTCTTCATCGTTATATTCTCCGCAAAGAAATCTTTGAAACTGATTATGAGTTCGTTCGAAGCACCGGCATCCACAATTTCTTTACAGATTTTGTCAAAGATGTGTTGGTCTTTTGCCTCCAGCAATTTAAGTATTTCATTTTCCAAAGAGTCCGTGGACCAGGCATTCTTCACCATAAGGAAAAGAATTTTGAACAATTTCTCTCCTATTTCGATGTTATAACATGCGTTGATGGCTTTGAAAATCCCCTCACCATCTCTAGAAGAAGATCTATTGTCTCTTGAAAAAGCTCTCAAGAATGCAGAATCTTCAATGAGGCTGTCTAGAACCCTCCTAATGGCTTCGGACTCAGTAATCGAATTCAGGCACTGAAAAGCATGGGATTGATTTTGCTTCATTCCTTTGATAAAATAAGACACACTTTCAACAGCATTTGGATCAGTGACACGACAGAATTCAAGGAAACTATCTCTGACAGCCGAATCGGGATGATCGAAGGCACTAGCAACTTGTTTTATGATTGAGTTATCCTGTAAGCCAGCCAACGCATACAGTGCTTTTCTCTGGAGGACACCGTTTTCATTCTTGTCATTTGCGAATCGTATTAGTCTATTTCTCCAGTATTTCTTGGATTTCTCGCCAAACTTGTTCTTATGCAGGAGATAGCCAATTATGATTGTTATATTCCCCTGCCTGATATTGTCATTGCTGAGACTTACACTCTTCTTAACTCTCTTTCTTTTCTTTATGAAAGTCTTCAGGTATTTTTCCACTGAATCATCATAGAAATCTGCGAGTTTCTCATCAATTTCCCAATCGATCCAGACAAGCTCTTTCTGATATTGGTCAAAGACTCGCATGAAGATGCTTATTTTCTGAGCTTTCGATAATCGTGAAGTATTAGCATTTATGAGAAATCTCAAGTATTCCTTACTTTCAATGACTCTGTCATGAATTCCATAATTATTCATTCCAAATTCAACGAGGGGTTCAAGCAGATCTATACTCTGATCAACCGCAAACATTAATGTTTCGAACCAACTTGGATGAATTTCCTCGACTATTTGTTCAACAGCCAATTCGAAAATTGCCCTTTGGCCGCCCAAACGAAGTAATTCACGTGAGGCCCGGTATTCCTGGAGAGACCTATCTTCGAATGAGATGGATTTTCCATTGTCCACCAATAGGCTACGATCGAAGAGAATTCTCAATTTATCTGAGCTCAAGAAATTTGCTGCAATATTCGAGTTGAGATCATCGAGGATCGTCAACAATTCATTCTTGTCTAACTCATTCTTCTGATATATCTCCATTATAAGGGCGATCTTTTCCAGGAGATGTCTGACAAGCGCACTGTCCTGAAAGCCTTTCTTTGAATCCTCCAACGTTAACCTCTCATCAATGAAATAATCGAAGAGCTCCGATTTTGAGGGCTTATTGGGTCTGAACTTCAGGAAATAGTGCGCATATTTTTCAAGATAACGAGGGATTCGTATTATCGCTTCATTGTCAGGTGTCCGGAAATCATTGATGATTTCATTTATGAGTTCTTCACTGAATTCTCTTTTGGCTTCTGGGCTCATGACTAAAGAAAGATATTCACGAATCTGCTGATTATTAAATCTATCCAGATAGAAATAAGGGATGCCACTTTCTCTGAAGACTGGAAATTTTCTATAGAAGAATGATCTGCAAGCTATATAGATATTATTGTTGCTGAAACGCACCATGAAGGTACGAATCTGCTGTATAAGGTAGTTGAAAAGATTCTGATCGACTTCATCAAGGCCATCGAGGCATAGACTCAACGGCCTTGAATTGTTCGCAAGGACGAAGACAGACCCAAGTTCGATCGAAATTTGGTTCTCGATGAAGTCTACAAGCTGATCTCTTTCAAGATAAGATTTGAGTTTAATAATGAAGGTGCCTAAGCTTTTTCTTTCATTCCACTTCTTAAATTCTTCAAATAACCTTGTCTTGCCGTAACCCGGATCAGCAAGTATTATTGCTCTCTTCTTGGATTCCAGAGCTTCAAAAATATCATGCGTCTCCTTTCTATATCGTGAGCCCAGATAATCCTGAGAAATTTTATCTCTTAAATCTTCAAATCCCTTGAAATCTGAAAAGAACGTGTAATGAGGCGGGATATAGATTTCATTGCTCATAGTAGTTCGGGTTTCCATCAATAAAATTTGAACGGATCCGTTTTTACGGATAAATCGATTCCCTTAGCTGTACTGAAATACACAGTATTCGTTCATTATCAAATAAAATGTTGAACCTCGCCAATTACGCTAATATCATATATCAGGCTTATATTTGGGATTAATTTCTTCACAGATCTCGTCGCCACCTCCAGATTGAGGAAAGGAGTTTTGAGTCCGGCCTCCGTCGGAATCCGCAGAAATTATACAATAAATTTCCGAAAAGTCCAAATATTTCTTAAAGAAGAGCGGTTAAAGGGGCCAAAGAGAGAAAAATTCCGGAAAGCGGTGAGTCCGAGTGGGGAAAAAGACAGGACAGCGGGTAGAAAACCCTGATTCTGTATGCGCAGAACCAGAGCCCTTCCTGACCCACCCCTTATATCTCTAATTACGCCCGGGATGTCACTAGTCACCTGAAATGATCCACTGAGTAATCACCCTAATGATCCACTGAATAATCCCTCTTAGCCGATCATGGGTGGATCGATTAAGGCGATCAGTGACACTTGACCTTCGTCGCGAGGAACTTGGTCGCCCCTCGCGCAGGGGCGTGGATTGAAACAGAGGAGGGAATGGTCACAGGCTCTCTATGGCTTTTTCAATAATGGCCGTCACTGTCACACCTTGCTTATCTGCTTTGTCCTTCAGCTTGTCGAGCATCTTCTGAGAGAGCCTGAGCGTAAAAGGCTTCTTGCTTTCCCGCTCTCCCCTCTCAGACCTGCATACCGGGCATCGGCATCCTTGCTTGTGGCCATTCATTATGCCGCCCCCTTCCAGGCTTCAACTACTCTTTTCAGGGGGACCGCTGCCTCATAGAGAGAATCGGGACAGAAGTCTATATCATACTTGGGCCACCTCAGGGCACCGTGATCTATTTCCACCTGCCCGAAAATCTCTATGTCTTTCAGCGGCTGCATAACCTCCCCCCATAATTCGGGCTCGAAGTCAAAGACTTTAACGGCGCCATCATCGAACGTGAGCAGAAGTATATACCCGGAAATATGTCTCACATCAGTAACGATATGCATATGCATCCTGTAATCATTATAGCATATATACATACATCCGTCACTACATTGCAGGGCACAAGGTTAAAAATACCGGGTCGCCCCTCGCGCAGGGGCGTGGATTGTTACTTTTAATCACCAAGAGGCCAGGGGCCATTCTCCTCTTCAGCCAATGATTGAGTTTGTCACTATCTTGTCCAAGTAACACAGACAAACTCTATTGGCCGGGAGAATGCCCCTGGCCTCACGATTCTGGTGCAGAAAGTCAAGATCACCCGGTGTCACCGCTGTGCAGGAAATTTTTTCTGCTGTTCGAACTTTTTTCACCCTCCGTGCCTCATACTCTTTGGAGAACAAAATCCGTTACCGGGGAGCACATGTGAGCGAACTTGAACAGGCAGTCAGCCAGTGCAGAGGGGGCAACAGAAGCGCCTACCGCGCAGTCGTCGATGCCCTTTCATCAAGGGCCGTGAGGTTCGCCTACCACTTCCTGGGAAACTACCTCGATGCCGAGGACGCGGCGCAGGAGGCATTTCTCCAGGCCTGGCGGAGGCTTGAGACCCTCAGGGACGAGGGCTCCTTCACCGGATGGTTCTTCCAGATCCTCGCCAATACGTCAAGAAGGAAGCTTAAGGGAACAAGGACCGAGGAGAGCGTCGATGAGTATGAGTCGATGCTCGAGGACAGGCGCTACGATCCGGAGAGCCTCTACCAGAAAAAGGAGCGTCACGATGCCATGAAAGAGGCCCTCGCGAAACTCCCTCCCCATTACCGAAGCGCCGTCATCCTGAGAGACATCGAGGGGCTGTCCTACGAACAGATAGCGGCGGTGCTCCAGGTCCCCCTTGGAACCGTGAAGTCAAGAATCTCATCAGCGCGCGAGAAGCTTCGCATTGCGCTTTTTGAAACAGAAAGAGGTGACAGAGAATGCCGTGCAATGATCTCAAGGAAAAACTGAGTGCTTTTCTCGACGGGGAGCTCACCGCCGGGGAACGGCAGACCGTGGAGGAGCATCTTGCAACGTGCAAAGCCTGCAGGGAGCACGCCAATGAGCTGATGGAGGTGATCACCGTGGTGAAGGGCATGCCGGCGCCCTCACCGCGGGCTGATTTCACCGGGTCGGCATTGGCAAGAATTGCCAGGGAGGAGAAGCGGGTGCCTCTTATAAGGCGCCTGCTGGCCCCGGTGGAACAGGCGGGAATACTCCTTTTCCGGTCCCCCGCCTTCTATGGCCTGGCACTCCTCTGTGTCGTAGGCAGGTTCTGCCTCTCTCCCCCCACGGACACCCATGGAGAGTTTGCCCAGCTCAACAATCCCGCGTTCGTGCAGGCTCTCGCAAAAAAGGGCGACGCCGTGAAGATTGTCGTGTCGCGCGGTGAAGAGATACCCGAGATAAACTCCATTGAAAAC carries:
- the cas3 gene encoding CRISPR-associated helicase Cas3', yielding MTNFSSYDVFFKAATGTDPWPYQKRMGCHQEYPTVLSVPTGAGKTAAVVISWLWRRLFSGDEKLRKQTPMRLIYCLPMRVLVEQTFNVIKEWIEKLDVPFNMNSCKGVIVAKLLGGDKSVYTFSADSSGGSSKSDNENLWSLYPESDAILVGTQDMLLSRALNRGYGASKYRWPKDFALLNNDCLWVMDEIQLMGSGLYTTTQLQAFRDSFGVYGGSHSLWMSATLREEWLRTVNYQTQSMHREELLDDDQKNRLLNSRMKAYKTLRKASSTLDDKNYISSLAKEVLERHCNNMKQKASERSPSESRNTIVVLNTVRRARDLYRKIKEQQGKPDCAVKPEIVLLHSQFRPDDREKALKKALDENVGQFGRIVVSTQVIEAGVDISCSLMFTEIAPWASMVQRYGRVNRWGNLDHSEIYWIGFSDEPADKDLLKIVSPYQIEQIRTSSDICKKFENKQVNPGSLNSCNQQMEVEEGFVIRKKDIVELFDTTADISGFDMDISRFIREAEDFNVHVFWREDSKTVLLKYQNDPARKELCNVPVADIKEILKKKPGTVWKKNYIEGEWQPAGANEIVPGMVLMMNCADGGYLEEIGWSKESKSPVVLPGNPIHLASMDNNASDDLSESNSWKTIQDHTTGVVNKLRYILKMLGYDSSLPEDRLIKSALWHDVGKAHPVFQKSLHNNSSPAPSSNELYAKSPSKRIRHERKGFRHELASALLALQNGAGDLIAYLAASHHGKVRLSIRALPEEDRPGDKQKRFARGVWEGDRIPEAPHSEIRVGNELKILPSDIDLVYMELGRSGKMESWTQRVLGLREEYGPFRLAFMESLIRAADERESGGLI
- the csx17 gene encoding type I-U CRISPR-associated protein Csx17, coding for MMTVDLPGCKLEPFSSFFKSLGIFRILSEQVSDQIRGYWKEGIFRLEMSQNINIIDFFIDKYKPSPILSPWNMGSGFYPYDAKGVPGNRECVKSLNQISNSADPRVREYCETIEDIRRLPGFNEKLKCSGDKDKAYKSRLIQQCRNSLGENFLKWLDTAVIIDSSGELSFPPVMGSGGNDGNSEFSSLFMQMIHWLILDPKNCQKSMNLLDNSFYGKPCEDFQKYPIGFLYPGRAGGPNQGNRIVTENIPINPWEYVLAIEGVLCWNGSLSRRFASTGSISARSPFTVSNGAFGFSSASDDEKSRGEIWLPVWKNPVTLIEFIHFISEGRAELKSKRVRSAMQFAEAVSSLGTDRGVGSFARYALLERRGNAYVTVPAGVISVKERTHNDLVREFDPVFRQFRKTENTTLLSHLKMLREKIYQMLMRGNASAVIDAFTVLGRINKVLSIQDHKQNSINPIYSLTSRWIEAADDGSVELRIAAALASIQTEEKLGSLSAYLYGVDPINAYQWNKSSGKVSWKGSNFSRRLSYVLMRRMVDAARENAERNPLSSAVCLSARDVMAFIMNLCSDSLIEDLLFACFSIKDIRFMKTPERWKKPVYQLPVSGEYKLLKKLFLPYIPFSISGKKQTIKPEEGIIPKLLANRISDACRTAQRRLFSSGLNPPDVIFPDHCNGGRLAASMLIPVKTADLEF
- the cas7u gene encoding type I-U CRISPR-associated RAMP protein Csb1/Cas7u translates to MNNNVTVFCDQILKSPRLLLECELEPVQGERFQPTGFPDIGSAVYELPDGRRKILVESAQSMANRFEKVCVKGDGPGIDDDLAGIPYIKVKLKGALKSETSSLVEAHRINSPFIIKAHKSKEPFESVFRAKSGYEEKKPIDWQKVAGALLYYDPSSLVHGVFMANIGDGRLKVPRLLSAFIEAEDVREVSYGGVKNNAYDPKGEIRAKDFDKDVYGNVPYHRTEYTASVIKAYFNIDITQLQGYFAGNDRVKKFFLVFCLLKIRRFLNRGLRLRTSCDFKCKGGLKITMPEKLPAVPDEGELLNALQSMIKECADEGLFASPAVTELECESVKKESKAKPADDGAVNEERESA